The window TGCGAGTCTGTTCCAATCATCATTCCACCTGGAAATGCATAGTTCTCTAAAACGACTTGATGAATAATTCCTGCACCTGGTTTCCAAAATCCAATTCCGTACTTGTTGGATATGCTTGCGAGAAAATCATAGACTTCTTTATTCTCGTCGAAAGCTCTGAGCAAATCATCCTTCGCTCCAACTTGTGCTTGAATCAAATGATCGCAATGAACAGTTGATGGGACTTTGACTTTTGGAATTCCAACTGACATAAATTGCAGCAATGCCATTTGTGCGGTTGCATCCTGCATTGCTACACGATCAACAGCAAATTCAACGAAATCTTTACCGCGTTGAAATGGGGTTTTTACTTTTTCCCAAGAATGTGAATAGAGAATTTTTTCGGTATAAGTCATTGGTCTGCCAAGTAACTTCTTAGCGGCATCGACATTTTTTGAATGTCTTAAGTAAACTTTTTTTATTAAATCAAGATTGAATAACATTTTATTCCTCATTTTTTTCTGGTTCTTTAACTCTAAACATGTCGGAAGTGATTGTATCACATAGAAATAAAATCACTAGATTATTTTAGTACCTGTACGTTTAATTTCAAGGACGAATGGATCAGAATCGTTAAAATCTTCAGTATTGAATGGATGGATCTCGATATCCGAAGGAAAATTCAAAAGAATTTTGTTGAGTTTCTTTTTGTCCCAAAATCTACTCCCTTCGAAATCATCAGAGACTAACGCAATGTCTATGTCACTGAATTCAGTTGCCACACCAATTGCATGAGAGCCAAATAAATATGCCTCCTGTAAATTAAATTCTGCAGAAACTGAGGCAATAAATTCTCTAATGATTTCGATCAAATCTTTTT of the Ignavibacteria bacterium genome contains:
- a CDS encoding nucleotidyltransferase domain-containing protein, translated to MYTKKDLIEIIREFIASVSAEFNLQEAYLFGSHAIGVATEFSDIDIALVSDDFEGSRFWDKKKLNKILLNFPSDIEIHPFNTEDFNDSDPFVLEIKRTGTKII